A window of the Pseudomonas fluorescens genome harbors these coding sequences:
- a CDS encoding lysozyme inhibitor LprI family protein: MLAFNLRHALLLTSLVFVAHTHAASFDCAGASSPVEKAVCADPYTSSLDEKLGVLWRTAVVQVADPQALKADQRSWLKQRNQCAANSSCLRREYLMRLKALEYVAKPFSWDATWQMIPWGVSSAAEVTTKRLDATHIAFDVSASNGGNSGDMDGVATIDGAVAHFTEGNCTLKFSALNGLLDVDSDGGEGACGGGMGVYYGGRYVASDQPIAIEYDLLSLGVVRTQQEDQALRTLLKNDYQTLLQNSGSMATGETSSDVPEGEVNEFWLRGLATSNAAILMSAPGGRIWLVLLVFDEQRNVRARYYTNVPKWKKRVPDVLLAWRERLAGDAALPLELMP, encoded by the coding sequence ATGCTCGCTTTCAATCTCCGTCATGCCTTACTGCTGACGTCCCTCGTTTTTGTTGCCCATACCCACGCTGCCAGTTTTGACTGTGCTGGCGCTTCCAGCCCGGTTGAAAAAGCCGTTTGTGCGGATCCGTATACCTCGAGTCTCGATGAGAAACTTGGGGTGCTTTGGCGGACAGCGGTGGTGCAGGTTGCTGATCCGCAAGCGCTCAAGGCAGATCAGCGTTCGTGGTTGAAACAACGCAATCAATGCGCTGCCAATAGCTCCTGCCTGCGCCGTGAGTATTTGATGCGTCTGAAAGCGCTTGAATACGTGGCCAAGCCTTTCAGCTGGGATGCCACCTGGCAGATGATTCCGTGGGGCGTTTCATCGGCGGCAGAAGTCACAACCAAGCGTTTGGACGCTACGCATATTGCCTTTGATGTTTCTGCGTCAAATGGTGGCAACTCTGGTGACATGGACGGCGTTGCCACAATCGACGGTGCCGTAGCGCATTTCACTGAAGGCAACTGCACCCTGAAGTTCAGCGCGCTCAACGGTTTGCTCGATGTTGATTCCGATGGAGGTGAGGGGGCTTGTGGTGGCGGGATGGGCGTTTACTACGGTGGAAGGTATGTGGCATCTGACCAACCGATCGCGATTGAATACGACTTGCTGAGCCTTGGCGTTGTACGTACGCAGCAAGAAGATCAGGCATTACGCACGTTGCTCAAAAATGACTATCAGACGCTGCTGCAAAATAGCGGCTCAATGGCAACAGGCGAGACCTCTAGTGATGTGCCGGAGGGCGAAGTCAACGAGTTCTGGCTGCGAGGCCTGGCTACCAGCAATGCGGCGATTCTGATGAGCGCGCCAGGAGGCAGAATCTGGCTGGTGCTATTGGTTTTCGATGAGCAACGCAACGTCAGGGCGCGTTACTACACCAACGTTCCCAAATGGAAAAAGCGGGTGCCTGATGTGCTGCTGGCGTGGCGTGAACGCTTGGCGGGAGATGCGGCACTACCTCTGGAACTGATGCCCTGA
- a CDS encoding cysteine hydrolase family protein has protein sequence MTTALLIIDVQRALCAGEYECHDAKRVIDTINGLSARARKSGIPVVLIQHNEKDSPFAHGAEGWQLADGLVTAPGDLRVDKTANDSFYQTNLQKLIPREDFDRLVICGMQTDYCVNATVRQAHQLGYDVELAADAHTTVDNGNMSAEDIIAEHNKDWAHLTGSVARIDVKPAADIAF, from the coding sequence ATGACCACCGCATTGCTGATCATCGATGTCCAGCGCGCCCTGTGCGCAGGTGAATACGAGTGCCACGACGCCAAACGGGTAATCGACACCATCAACGGCCTCAGCGCCCGCGCTCGCAAGTCGGGCATTCCGGTGGTGCTGATCCAGCACAACGAAAAAGACAGCCCGTTCGCTCACGGTGCCGAAGGCTGGCAACTGGCTGACGGACTGGTCACCGCACCCGGCGATCTGCGCGTCGACAAGACTGCCAACGACTCGTTCTATCAGACCAATCTGCAGAAACTGATCCCCCGGGAAGACTTCGATCGCCTGGTAATCTGCGGTATGCAAACCGATTACTGCGTCAACGCCACCGTGCGTCAGGCCCATCAACTGGGCTACGACGTGGAGTTGGCGGCCGACGCCCATACGACGGTCGACAACGGCAACATGAGCGCCGAAGACATCATCGCCGAGCACAACAAGGATTGGGCGCACCTGACCGGTTCGGTGGCGCGGATTGATGTGAAGCCGGCGGCTGACATCGCGTTCTGA
- a CDS encoding lytic polysaccharide monooxygenase auxiliary activity family 9 protein: protein MNQPQAQTQLRHGRVISPASRGAVAIEQGLLGGWQVNEMEGGKNFPALAAGPFPAPFESDNPSVVPPADGYILSGGKNDARDCVNFTAEEMSKKLGRPFSWPLLNVTPGQTLEVKWEYTAPHTTRGYRWLITKDGWDPKQRITRAQLEAQPFAEDFYPQVPYYSHSAELKAKVNHAVKLPGNKQGHHVIVLMWIVANTGNAFYQAFDVDFK from the coding sequence ATGAACCAACCACAAGCTCAAACCCAACTGCGACACGGTCGCGTCATTTCCCCTGCAAGCCGCGGTGCGGTGGCCATCGAGCAAGGATTGCTCGGCGGCTGGCAGGTCAATGAAATGGAAGGCGGCAAGAACTTCCCGGCACTCGCGGCCGGCCCGTTCCCCGCGCCATTCGAAAGCGACAACCCGAGCGTCGTACCGCCTGCTGACGGCTATATTCTCAGTGGCGGCAAGAACGACGCACGTGACTGCGTGAACTTCACCGCAGAAGAAATGAGCAAGAAACTCGGGCGCCCGTTCTCCTGGCCGCTGCTCAATGTCACCCCCGGCCAGACCCTTGAGGTCAAATGGGAGTACACCGCGCCGCACACCACCCGCGGTTACCGCTGGCTGATCACCAAGGATGGATGGGACCCGAAACAACGCATCACCCGAGCGCAACTGGAGGCGCAACCGTTCGCCGAGGATTTCTATCCGCAAGTGCCTTATTACAGTCATTCGGCGGAACTGAAAGCCAAGGTCAATCACGCCGTGAAACTTCCCGGCAACAAGCAGGGCCATCACGTCATCGTCCTGATGTGGATCGTCGCCAACACCGGCAACGCCTTCTATCAGGCCTTCGATGTGGACTTCAAATAA
- a CDS encoding NUDIX domain-containing protein, with amino-acid sequence MSNTAERVNIVDTQVLSHDWYLLKKITFDYRRNNGDWQRQTREVYDRGNGAAILLFNREQRTVVLTRQFRLPVFVNGHDGLLIEVAAGLLEGAAPEQRIRDEAEEETGYRVHDVKKVFEAYMSPGSVTEKLHFFIAEYDASSKVSEGGGLEEETEELEVLEWRFDDALAAFHRGEICDAKTIMLLQYAAMNNLFGG; translated from the coding sequence ATGTCCAACACAGCCGAGCGGGTCAACATCGTCGATACCCAGGTGTTGTCCCACGACTGGTATCTGCTGAAGAAAATCACCTTCGACTATCGCCGCAACAACGGGGACTGGCAGCGCCAGACGCGCGAGGTTTACGACCGTGGCAATGGCGCGGCGATTCTGCTGTTCAACCGCGAGCAACGCACCGTGGTGCTGACCCGACAGTTCCGTCTGCCGGTGTTCGTCAACGGTCACGACGGTTTGCTGATTGAAGTGGCGGCCGGACTGCTTGAAGGCGCAGCGCCGGAGCAACGCATCCGCGACGAAGCCGAGGAAGAAACCGGCTACCGCGTGCATGACGTGAAGAAGGTATTCGAGGCCTATATGAGCCCCGGCTCGGTGACCGAAAAGTTGCACTTTTTCATCGCCGAGTACGATGCCTCCTCAAAGGTCAGTGAAGGGGGCGGTCTGGAAGAGGAAACCGAAGAACTGGAAGTGCTGGAGTGGCGTTTCGACGACGCGCTGGCGGCGTTCCATCGAGGCGAGATCTGCGATGCCAAGACCATCATGCTGCTGCAATACGCGGCGATGAATAACCTGTTCGGCGGTTAA
- the ggt gene encoding gamma-glutamyltransferase — protein MKYEPFAKSLIATSLALSCLMAHAASVAPVAAENGMVVTAQHLATHVGVDVLKSGGNAVDAAVAVGYALAVVYPAAGNLGGGGFMTIQLADGRKTFLDFREKAPLAATANMYLDKDGNVIPDLSTRGHLAVGVPGTVSGMELALSKYGTKPRKDMIAPAIKLAEEGFELEQGDVELLEYATDVFKKDIKDSGAIFLSNGEPMQVGQKLVQKDLGKTLRTISEKGADGFYKGWVADAIVTSSQANKGIITQADLDKYKTRELAPVECDYRGYHVVSAPPPSSGGVVICQIMNILEGYPMKDLGFHSAQGMHYQIEAMRHAYVDRNSYLGDPDFVKNPIEHLLDKNYATKLRNAIQPQKAGVSAELKPGVAPHEGSNTTHYSIVDKWGNAVSVTYTLNDWFGAGVMASKTGVILNDEMDDFTSKVGVPNMYGLVQGEANAIAPGKAPLSSMSPTIVTKDGKVVMVVGTPGGSRIITATLLTMLNVIDYGMGLQEAVDAPRFHQQWMPEETNLEDFAASPDTKKILESWGHKFAGPQDPNHIAAILVGAPSLGGKPVGKNRFYGANDPRRNTGLSLGY, from the coding sequence ATGAAGTACGAACCTTTTGCCAAATCGCTGATTGCGACCTCATTGGCGCTCAGCTGCCTCATGGCCCACGCCGCTTCGGTTGCCCCGGTCGCCGCCGAAAACGGCATGGTGGTCACCGCCCAGCACCTGGCCACTCACGTGGGTGTCGACGTGTTGAAAAGTGGTGGCAACGCGGTGGATGCGGCGGTCGCCGTGGGTTATGCACTGGCGGTGGTTTACCCGGCGGCGGGCAACCTCGGTGGTGGTGGTTTCATGACCATTCAACTGGCGGACGGACGCAAGACCTTCCTCGACTTCCGCGAAAAAGCCCCGCTGGCCGCGACGGCCAACATGTACCTCGACAAGGACGGCAACGTCATTCCGGACCTGAGTACCCGTGGTCACCTCGCAGTTGGCGTTCCGGGCACCGTGTCGGGCATGGAACTGGCGCTGAGCAAATACGGCACCAAACCGCGCAAGGACATGATCGCCCCGGCGATCAAACTGGCGGAAGAAGGTTTCGAGCTGGAACAGGGTGACGTCGAGCTGCTGGAATACGCCACCGACGTGTTCAAGAAGGACATCAAGGATTCCGGCGCGATCTTCTTGAGCAACGGCGAGCCGATGCAGGTCGGGCAGAAACTGGTGCAGAAGGATTTGGGTAAAACCCTGCGCACCATTTCCGAAAAAGGCGCCGATGGTTTCTATAAAGGCTGGGTGGCCGACGCCATCGTGACGTCCAGCCAGGCCAACAAGGGCATCATCACCCAGGCCGACCTCGACAAATACAAGACCCGCGAACTGGCCCCGGTGGAGTGCGACTATCGCGGCTACCACGTTGTGTCGGCACCACCTCCAAGCTCCGGCGGGGTGGTGATCTGCCAGATCATGAACATTCTCGAAGGCTATCCGATGAAGGATCTGGGCTTCCATTCGGCCCAGGGCATGCACTACCAGATCGAGGCGATGCGCCACGCGTACGTGGATCGCAACAGCTATCTGGGCGACCCGGACTTCGTGAAAAACCCGATCGAGCACCTGCTGGACAAGAACTACGCGACCAAGCTGCGTAACGCGATCCAGCCGCAGAAGGCCGGCGTATCGGCGGAGCTCAAACCCGGTGTCGCACCTCATGAAGGCAGCAACACCACGCACTATTCGATCGTCGACAAATGGGGCAACGCAGTCTCGGTCACCTACACCCTCAACGACTGGTTCGGCGCGGGCGTGATGGCGAGCAAGACCGGGGTGATTCTCAACGATGAAATGGACGACTTCACTTCCAAGGTCGGCGTGCCGAACATGTACGGCCTGGTGCAAGGTGAAGCCAACGCCATCGCTCCGGGCAAGGCACCGCTGTCATCGATGAGCCCGACCATCGTCACCAAGGATGGCAAGGTGGTGATGGTGGTCGGTACGCCGGGTGGCAGTCGCATCATTACCGCGACGTTGCTGACCATGCTCAACGTCATCGACTACGGCATGGGCCTGCAGGAAGCGGTCGACGCGCCGCGCTTCCACCAGCAGTGGATGCCGGAGGAAACCAACCTCGAAGACTTCGCCGCCAGCCCCGACACGAAGAAGATTCTCGAGAGCTGGGGCCACAAGTTTGCGGGCCCGCAGGACCCCAACCACATCGCGGCGATTCTGGTGGGTGCACCGTCGCTGGGTGGTAAACCGGTCGGCAAGAACCGCTTCTACGGTGCCAACGATCCACGGCGCAACACCGGGTTGTCATTGGGTTACTGA
- a CDS encoding hemerythrin domain-containing protein, whose product MNIFEALRESHDRQRTYAKSLIKTSGDTPERVEAYKQLKAELQAHETAEERHFYIPLMEFDNGVDLSRHAIAEHHEMDEMMEELDETEMSSPAWLATAKKLSEKVHHHLQEEEQKFFQMAGKLLDDKQKEQLAGQYEKEFKAQLP is encoded by the coding sequence ATGAACATTTTCGAAGCCCTGCGTGAAAGCCACGATCGTCAGCGGACCTACGCGAAATCGTTGATCAAGACCAGCGGTGATACCCCGGAAAGGGTCGAGGCCTACAAGCAACTGAAGGCTGAACTTCAGGCCCACGAAACGGCCGAAGAGCGCCATTTCTATATCCCGTTGATGGAGTTCGACAACGGTGTGGACCTCAGCCGTCATGCCATCGCCGAACACCATGAAATGGACGAGATGATGGAAGAGCTCGACGAGACCGAGATGTCCAGTCCGGCCTGGCTCGCCACGGCGAAAAAACTCTCGGAGAAGGTCCATCACCACTTGCAGGAAGAAGAGCAGAAGTTCTTCCAGATGGCCGGCAAGCTGCTCGACGACAAGCAAAAGGAACAGCTCGCCGGGCAGTATGAAAAGGAGTTCAAGGCGCAGCTTCCCTGA
- a CDS encoding methylated-DNA--[protein]-cysteine S-methyltransferase: MAYTFITLPSPVGELKLVANGSRLAAILWENDKPNRVRLGPMSEAPDNPVLMKTARQLEEYFAGTRNAFDLELDFAGTEFQKKVWAALLTIPFGETRTYSQIAEQIGHPSAVRAVGAANGRNPISIIAPCHRVIGASGKLTGFAGGLEAKERLLTLEGGQWSDIGKTGDLF, translated from the coding sequence ATGGCCTACACGTTCATCACCCTGCCCTCGCCCGTCGGCGAGTTGAAGCTGGTCGCGAACGGCTCACGTCTGGCCGCCATCCTCTGGGAAAACGACAAACCGAACCGGGTGCGCCTCGGACCCATGAGTGAAGCGCCGGACAATCCGGTGCTGATGAAAACCGCGCGACAGCTGGAAGAATATTTTGCAGGAACGCGAAACGCGTTCGATCTGGAGCTGGACTTTGCCGGCACCGAGTTCCAGAAAAAAGTCTGGGCCGCGCTACTGACCATTCCGTTTGGCGAGACCCGCACCTACAGCCAGATCGCCGAACAGATCGGCCACCCGAGCGCGGTGCGTGCGGTCGGCGCGGCAAACGGGCGCAATCCGATTTCGATCATCGCGCCGTGCCATCGGGTCATCGGCGCCTCAGGAAAACTGACCGGGTTTGCCGGAGGCCTGGAAGCCAAGGAGCGCTTGCTGACTCTGGAGGGTGGCCAGTGGTCGGACATCGGTAAAACCGGTGACTTGTTTTAA